CTCAACTATTGATGTCAGTGTCGATGTTCACGAGTTTTTCTCCGGCTGTGTAAAAGAGAAGAGGCCCAGTTTCTAGGCCCCATCCCCCTCTGTGTGTGGGTCAGCGCCATCAGCAACaggatatcatcatcatcatcggaagAAGAGCCGGCGCGGTCGGCGCGATGGCGCCCTGCCGGCGCCCTCATGTCTGGTCGCTGGAGCCCGCCTGAGTTGTTCTCCCCGCACGGAACGCGCGTCCGGTGGGACGTAGACCGCTAGCGAAGCGTGAACCGCTGCAACAAGCTCGAACGTCGTCGATACCGTCGTTCCCGATTTACTTTCCTTCAAGCAGGTAAGCAGCGCGAATCACGTGTGCAGGAGTTGAACGCTGACACGTCCTCCCGCGCCGTTGTTGGAGCCGACGTCCATCATGAGATGTTTCCAACGAACGATGTATACATATGCCGGGAAGAACAAATTCGGGCATGCAGTGAGTGATGTCACACGTGCATAAGGTGTCCTTGTACATTTGCGAAAGTGCCTCTGCGCTCCGTATCGGGCTGCAACGTCTTGGTGCGCATCTTTAAGGTCTGTGGTAAGTTCGAGGACTTTGGTCAATGCCAGCTGCCTATCTGAATATCCCAGAAGCTTTCTATAGGAAGTCCTTAACTTATTAGTTGCACATGAAATGTCCAAACACAGGCACTAGAAACGAAAAGTAAACACCACAAAAACCGTGGCGTGTTGTCCAGCTTTCTTGTCTTGGCTTCGTGTTTGCACGCCTATACATTTCTTGCGACATGAATCCCAGTCAAGTTTTTCAACTTTCTGTCGGGACTGGAGAAGAGGTCGCTACAGGAGGGAGTAATGCACCCAAGTTAAGACTATATAAGAACGCCAGATACGTATAAGTTGAATGCGGGTTAATTTCATGCTTCTgttatgcttttttttgtttataatcAAAGACGGTAGAGGGGGAGGAAACGCTCCAATCTAAGGATGAATTAAAAGTGTGGCAAATTCATTACGCTGCCGAGATTCGTTTAATAAACACAACTAATCTAAAAGAAAACTACAAATGAAAGTATCAGGTGAAGGTGATCTAACAGACGCATGAACGTACAAACTCTATCAGGCAAACACAGTGCGCAAATCAGGCAAATCGTATCACGCAGTGCGCGCTCTGTCTCGGCAGAGATCAGTAGACGGTTCCTGCCCTTGTGCGGGCTGGTCTCTGGCCGCTTACTTTGCGCTGAGGCGAGACTCGGCGCCATAACCGTTTTTTTTCCTCTGGAGCACTCGTGTTCTCTTATGGCAACGTTTTGTAAAGTTACGCGAGATCGTATCCAAAACAGTCAGCTGCTGGCCTTACGTAACGTAACATTCAAATTTGTTGCTTTAGCATGCATTGTTTCGTCCTTGCGGCGAaaccggaattttttttttttttacaagttaTCGAGAGCGCCGCCTCTTCAACGAAGCATAAACGCACTAAAAAGCACGCTCGCGCGTTTCTCTATTGCGTAAATACTGAGATTCAGATTATCGGTGAGAAGTAGAAAGCCAATGCTAGCTTGTTTACAGATCTTAGGGGACAGCactttttctctatctctctctctctccgttgcGCGAAATAGAACTGTGCTTTTCTAAAACGAAGTGAAACGTGTTGTCTTGCACAGGGATGGTTGCAGAGAGGACAAGTCATCAAACACATGCATAATGGCGTTATGTTTCCAACGCGTGAATATATAAAGATTATTGAAGCGTTGCGATATCagtaatacgaaaaaaaaataatccatCACTTCCTAGCTCGAGGTACGCTGCAGCATATTGAATGGAACATCCATAGCCACGATCACGGACCCTTAGGTTTTCGTGGATGTGCCCCTCGTActaacgtttctagaactaggtaccTAGTTATAGACACGTTGCCTCATACTGTTTGTAGCCTGTGCATGACTGTGTGTGACCAAACGTTAGATGAACATGAATAGACCCTTTAGATGTGAACACGAAGTTCATCGCATAGTTAGATGTTTCGCAACATCATGCTAGCACCTTAGAAAATAAATGTGTTAGTTACGTCTCTGCAATCTCAAATGCGAAGCCTGATTTACAAATCCAAATTATTTGCAGGTTCGAatacgaggtctgttagaaaagtatcttactttttttttgcgagcTCCTGATGGATTTGAAACAAGCGCGCTTGGCATCAGCCGACCTTGAACCTTAGTGCGCatgcgtcaattttttttttccgcctGCCAATATCGTCAGTCGCTGAGGCGCAGCGTTTCAGTAAGCTAGTGCGCAGTGCTCTCGTCGGTTTTTCACAACAAGGAAAATGACGGAGTGACTGGAGTAGCGCTACGGCACCAAATATTGCTAGAAACTGGGCAACAGCCCAGTTTCTGGAAAAATTCATCCGGACGGGTGGATGGAATCGTCCGTCCgaccgtctgtccgtccatgcgtccgtccgttttctgtccatgcttccgtccttgcctccgtctgtccgcgcgtccgGACGGatgacacatggacggacggacagacgcttcgccccactcatcatcattcactccgtggatatgctatgttTTAACGGCTAACGCCATTTTTACACACCTTGTTTCAGAGTCGTTTCCGCATCACTGAAGCAGTTGCGTGTCCTTCGTGTCTCCATTTTATTTTATCTTGTCCACAAGTTTCTGCGCTAAACGCTAAGGATATATGTCTAACGAATAAGGCCAGGAGTCAACCTTTATGAAAAAGTTAAGTTTTTTGTAGGCAAGCTATCTTCAGACATCGGCTTCAGTAGCTCTCATTGTACTCAAACTGCCTTCACACAGAGGGCTCGTAATTTACGCCTgttattgcacttttttttttgcagaggcaAGCCAACAGCCGCCGCCATGAAGAAGCTCGCGTCCACGTCGAGGCAGCGCAAGAAACAGGTCAGCACCAGCAGCGTGGTTAACGTCAGGCAGGTGGAGAGCCGCAACACCAGTGGCGGCGTCGTCCGACGTACCGTCCAAAACCAATCGCGCTCATGCGAGTCCGCGGTGGAGTCTTACGACAGCGTCCTGGACGAGGAAGAGACAATGGCCACGTCCAACATTAGCAACGAGACGCTCAGAAGTCGGGAATCCACGACGGACGCCGGAGCACATCGCAGGAGCTCGCGTGACCCATCCGACAGCAGCCTCACGCTCAGTTTGCCTAAGGAGATCCACACCTCGTGGTTGGAGCACGACCGTTCTTCCAAGTCGGAAATGGATGCTGCGGCGGCGCTCAGGAGAGCACCACCGCCGGGCGAAATGCAGATTCAAAGGACGCACACGCAGGAGACCCGAAGCACAGCTAAGAGCATATTCAGTACCAACAAGTCGGTCGTCTTAGAGACTCAACGGAACAGCATTTCGGCCCTTCCTGGAGGTCACGCTCCTCTGCCATTGCCGGAATGCAGGTCGCCAAGCTACCCGCCCGATGTATCGACAGAGATGTCCGAGTTCTCGGACGTTCACCAGTACCAGTCGGTTGACGGGTCGTCCAAGTCTCATTCGGACAAGGAGTTCCGCAGCCGGTCCTCCAAAGCAACCGTGCCCATGGGTTCGGACGCGTCTCTCGTTAGCTTGCCGGCTACCGCAGTCGGGCCACGCGCGGGCAGTGAATCATCTGTCGGGACGAAGCCGTTCGTGGTGTCGAGCCGAATTGACCTCAGCTCGGCTGAATCCCGCGGCGCACTAGCCGGACCGCGCATGGCTAGCGACATGGACGTCTTCCGAAGTGGCTGGTTTTCTGAGGCGCAGCAGGAAATTTTGCAGCCGAGCGTGAGCGCGTCTCTCGACACCAGTGTTGCCCACACCTGTGCTACAGATATACCGTCAGCGATGTCCATTGACTCCCACAGGTTTTGGAGCGCGGACGTCCTTCCTGCCATAAGTTCCAGCATGTCTGCAGCAACTGGGCTTGAGAGTGACGAGTCGGGTGTGACGGCGAGAGACGATAGCCAACATCAGATAACGGGTGAGCCGTCGGTTGATGCTGGACTTCTTTACAGTTACGACGGTAAACCTCTATGGCAGTCATCAAGTTTTAGAAGCGCAGTTTCTTCGGCGGCTTCTGAGCACGATACGGCAGCCTCTCTCCAGAACATCTCTGGAAAGATGGCTGACTTATTCAAGGTGTTCGCAACGCCCGCATTAGAAGGTTACGAAGCTACGTCCGTTAGCAGCACCACATTTCCCGTGGCTCAGGGACAGACCGGCACGAGGACGAAGACGTACGAAAGCAAGCAAGAACAAGTGGGTTCTTCAAGAAATGTATCGACAGTGACTGTAAAAGAAGTTCGTCAAGAACCCACTTGGGGAGTTTCGACCTCGGCTGTGTTTAGTTCTGCTGAAGCCACTGCTGCTGCACCTTCCGTGCCTCATGGTAGACAGCCGGCACTTAAATTATCCCTTCCGCAAAGCAGTTACGCCACTTCCAAGGACAATCTAGCGCTGAGCACCATGCCGAGTGCTATCGTTTCGCATGAGCGACTACGGACGGCTGCAGAGTTAACTGATCCCGGGATGACCGCACCAAATCCATCTGTACGAATGCCTATAAAACAACACGCTGCCAGCTACACTGAAGTTGCTGCGACATCCCATGGTATTCCCAGTGCAAAACGTCCCAAGAAAGGAACTGAAAGCGATACGACTCTACCTCTGAAGTTGAAAAGTGAGACAGAAGCTCCTCCTGGTATGAAAGTTGTTGCTGGATTGACAAAAGCAGCACTTTCCCTAGAACGGCCCCCAAAATCTTCTGCCGGAATGTCAGTCACTGCTGGTGAAATCACGAGTGGTGGACAGCAACAGGAGTTGCAAACGGCAAGCGACGGCCGAGGCAGAACCTCACTGCTGACTGAAGAATACGGTAAACGTGTCAAACGTGAGCCTGGCAGTACGGCTGCTGCTTCTGGGTGGGCTTTACCGAAAGTGGGACCGGGCGAGCGTCGTAAGCGTTCCTCAGCTGGGAAAGTACCCGTCGGGACGGTCTTCCAGAAAGGTCAAGCACCCAGGAGACGTTCTTCCCAAAGTGCGACAATGTCTGGTGCTGCGACAGCCAAAGTACTCGCTGAGGGACGCGCCGAGCATTCAACTCGTCGCACGGCAAGCAAAACTTCGGCACCCAATGTAGCAGCTGGCACTCAGCAACCGGTCCCTGCCATGCCTGATTTCAAAGGTGGGGCGATGTCTGCTCAGCAGCCACTTGCTCCAATCGACGAAAGGTTAGAACGTTCCACGACTAGTTTCAGCATATCCGAAGCCGCGGCGCCAAAGCCATCAACGCTTATACTCCCTGCGGCTGTATATCGCGACGGCAGAGCCGAGAGCCGTCTCGCGACAACCACCGGGGCAAAAACCGAAAATGTAGCGGCGTCATCTGCAGTGGCAACACTTACAGAAGCGACGCCCTCTACGAAATTCCAAGCTGATCATCTTGCCGTCGGCGCCACCGTTCCTGGTGTCGATCAAACACCTACTCGTTCGGGTACCGTCGGCATCGAACTAGCGAAAGTTGGGGGTAGCGCAGATGTTGGATCACCTTGTGTTGCTCCAATCGACGAGTGGTCAGCAAGTTTGACTGCCAACGCAAATTTGGCTTCCGTGGTGCCTTCAACTTTGAATCAACAGACTAAAAAACATCGTGATAGTGAATCAATGAAGCATGGACGCGAGATTGTTGCTGAGCATCGAATTTCGCAGTCAGTTATGCATACAACTTCAGTGACTCCTTTAACAAAAAATGGTCCAGACATAGACAAAGAGAGACGTGCTTCAGAGAGCGTCGCTTATGATGAAGTTATTACTCAGAAGATTGAACAACTATGTCCGGAATCCAGTGATATCGACGTCGGACTGCTTCCTGAACTGTGTCAAGAGAAACTATCAGCAACCGTTCCAGAATCAGAGGTCGCAAGCCTTGTAGATGACATCAAACAAGATCATCAAAAGAAGCAAAATAAAGAGTTGGGAAAAATTACGCAAACTCCGGAGCCGGTGGAAAAGCTGCCATCGTTGAAATACGAACCAGTCACACAGCTCGACGATCAACATAATACGCATCACACAGAACTGGGAGCAACTTCGCATGATCCGGAGCAGGCGGAAAAATTGACTGCCCTCGAACATGAAGACCTGCAAAGCCAGAAGGACGCAGCGCGTAATGATACATATGTGATGAAAGAGCCGGAAACACTGCTACAGTTTGAACAGCCAGCGCTATCAAAGCACCCTAAAGAGGAGCAGGACATGCAACGCGAAGAAATTGGAGAAATCATGCAAGATGAGGAGCAGTCACTAAAGCTTCAACAGTGGGAGCAGCCCCACTTAACAAAGAAAGAGGGCGGTGGGCAGGTCCCTAAAGATGCGGGGAAAGCGACGGAAACGCCAGTCGAGTTGGAGAAGTTAGCGGTAACAAAAAAGCCTAATGAGGAACATGTGATGCAACGCGAAGAACCTGGAGAAATCGCGCAAGATGAGAAGCAGTCAGAAAAGCCTCAACAGTTACATAGTGACAGAGACAAACACCAGTTACCGAGAAGCCAACTGTTAACAACAATTAAAACAGTTAACAAAAGTTACAGAAAATCCTCAATAGTAACCAAGAAGGAAGGTGGCGGGAAATACAGCGAAGAACGAAAGGTTGAAACGCTGCACAGGTCAAGGTCACAAGAGCTGTTAGAGCACACACAAACAGTGATACCTAAGTTACCAACAGGAGAACTTGTAGAGGCACTGTTGGAGGTTCCCGTTGGTGCTTCTGCTGAGGATTCTCGGTTGAGTCTAGAGCAAACTATTGACTCAACGAGGAGAGGTGTGGGCGATGATCAAGCTGAGAGGACGACAGAACGGTTGGTTCCAGGGCATGTGAGAGCGTCACTTAGCACtcctgtttcgaaagacggcaaAGAACCAGCCTTTTTATTTGAGGAGTCGTTACGACGACCAACTGTAAGCTCATCGTGGGCAGAGACCAGCGTGCAAGATGAGGAGCGTCGAAGAAGCTCGAGTGTTGGATTTCCGAGGGCAGCACTCACGGTGCCTACTGCGCCTAGCGATGACCTTCACCTTGCCACCGCCCATGGTGACAAGGTGCAAACCGAACAGCGTCGCAGAACTTTAACATCAGGCACTGGGCATCTCGGTGGAGTAACATCAGGTGCTCGTACGGATGAGGCCGCTtctctcgcaagtggtgctccCGACTTTGCAAAAATGCCGTCTAAAGGGCAGAAAAGGGGTCCCGAATACCTGTCTGATTCACTTACTGTCGACGGCTCGACTACAGTTACTTCTAAAGGGCCTGGATTGGACTCCCACGGTGACATGTCGAGAAAAAGCGAAGAGACGACGGGAGAGACGAGAGTCGGGCAAGGACACAGCACGCGTGCCGTAGCGGGTATCTTCGACGCACACGACCGGGAGGTCACCAGTCCTGGGTCTGAAGATGCCGTTGGCGAACGCATGGTTACGGTGTCTGATTCACGTGGCTTTCAACCAACCATCGGTGAGGTTCTCGCGCCGCGTCCTCGACACGGCACGAGCGGATCGCGAGAGGGCGCTGATGTGGCGGCAGGCAAAAAGGACGAAAAGCGTCCGGAGTTCTATCAGTACGTAACAAAATCACGCAAGAAAATTGACATCGAAGGCACCACTTCGGTCGACTCTGACGCCATCGACGAGGACGCCGAGTTGACTAGAGACTTGTACCCTCTCTTGCCACCCGGAGAAGAGCTGGATGTAGCGGTGTCCACCACGAACTTGCCGTCCGAACCACATGACAAAGTGTTAGAATTCGAGCAGTCGGTCAGCGGCAAGTCTACCTTTCATGAGGACCAAAGTTCAACCACTTTCCTGCCCGTCTCCTCGGAAGAAGTGCGCCAGGAGCGCGGTTTTGGTCAGCGTGGCAGTACGGCATCCGGCGAGTCACTGCGAGAAGGGTCAGAAGGACAAGACCTTGAAGACGGGACGTGCGAGGGGCTATCTGGCAGCGATTTCGGCAAGTCTCCACCGTCAGAGATCGTTTTCGCACGGTCGTCACCGCACGTTCTAGGTGTACCTTGCACTGCTCTCGTGGAGCTTCCGTCCGAACAGCAAATTGTCGTGGCGCCATCGGGCGAAGTTCTCGAAGATAAATTCTGGGAGTCGGAGGGTGGCCTCAGCCCCGGCAACTCGTTGATCTCGCCTGACGACTCTGAAGCGACTTCCAGAAGCACTGTACTGAGGAAAGCCACGGCTCGAATCTTCCAAGCACCACCACGTAAGCATCTTCATGTTCAGTGAAGTCTCTGCGTATGCGTGTTTCGTTAAAGCATGATGCAGCTGTTCCGTCTAGAGGTGAACACGTATACAGAGTCATGACAATATAAATTGTAGTAAAAATGAGGTCAGCGATAGACCTTTCTAGCCGGCATGCCTTGCGGCAGATACATGTCTGTCACACCTTTTTTAGTGCGTTTGATAGACGGCTCTGCATGCCATAACCTCAAGTTCAAGTACTTGAAGTTAAACTTTTGTCCAGGCCACAGTGTCACACGAAGACGTCAACAGATGGCGCCCTTACTTGGTCACGCCACTTTCGATGCCATTCATGTTCAACCAGGTCGATATTTCTTAACTCATGACACGTAAGTGTGTCGCCTAAATGACGATGCTACAGTTACACTTGCCTTTGCAAATTTACATGACCCAAGGGCACTGAGCATGGCACATGAAACAAGATGATACACGACcctgttgttgggctagttggttgctcacttaaaaataataataatagttagaGCGCAAGCACGGAATCGGCGATGGCgtggtggttagagcatctgcctcgcatgcaagaggacCGTGGCTCGAATTCctgtgccgcgcagttcccaaccggctAAAAAAAGATCCGCGTGGCGATGGAACTGcactaagaggcctggggtgtagcctcaccggtaaccaccgccggtaacgcgcTCCCTCACCAAAGAAGGATTGGCTTCCTTGGTGAACTATCGGGCCCCTACCTCCCACATGTAtacgtcaaaaaaaaaatggtaggtattACCTTAagtgacaagaagagagcagagtggataagggaacaaacgggggctaaggatatcatagttaaaatcaagaagaggaaatggacatgggccgggcatgtagcgcgcagacaggataaccgctggtcgttaagggtaactaactggattcccagagaaggcacgcgtgttagggggagacagaaggttaggtgggcagatgagataagaatcttgtgggtataaattggcagcagcaagcacagaaccgtgttgactggcggaacatgggagaggcctttgtcctgcagtggacatagccaggctgatgatgatgatgacacggcACATTCACACGCACAGACACAAGCAGCAAGCACATACAGCGCTGACACAAAACTAAGTTCTTTCACTGTACATTTCAAGTACAGCGGGATTGTATTGTTACATGTTCAGTTTCGTGTGAGCGCCGTGCATGTTTGGTtgacttgtgcgaatattcgaacgcTTCGAATATTTGCATATCacagtattcgaattcacttcgaccCAAAGTTAAATTATTACTGTAACTTTCGAAATATTCAAAATGAACGAATAGAGTCAGAAAAGTATATTAGTCCGCGGGTAACTCttctaaaggtggtttcactgcagtaaacaaatgctaagccgtgaaaacacctGTTTATTGCAAATCCACGCTGccgcgaagccccacttcaaggttgaATGAACGAATCAACACATCGGTTCACCATTTTTgacgtttaaaagcttgttatgcctGCTTATACgctctaagtataataaatattaaattgtaacatattttacaggttaaaCCTTAGGGTATAGGTTGCATTTAACCCAAGATCGAGTCCTGCTATTATTAAAAGTAGTTCCCACTTCCtttggaccaaaaaaaaaaagcatttgcgcAGGACTTGTCTTAAttttaaaaatatatatgtacTGTGCAGATTAGTTTGGTCATGATAAATAGGTTCATTTTCCTTGATGACATGCGATATACGTATTTGAATTCGAATCGAAATTATTCGAACAAAATCACTAATCATCGCTTCGAATTTGCTTCGAACCTAaatttcactattcgcacaagcataGTGTTTcacgactgtatatatatatatatatatatatatatatatatatatatatatatatatatatatatatatatatatatatatatatatatatatatatatatatatatatatatgtgtgtgtgtgtgtgtgtgtgtgtgtgtgtgtgtgtgtgtgtgtgtgtgtgtgcgtgcgtgcgcgcgcgcgcgcgcgcgcgcgttgcTCTAGTTATTTTCTTAAAGATGATACGTGGCACAAATAACACAACCGCGTCTGACGCCGTTACTTTGTGGCTACTATCGCTCGCAGCACTGTGTGGCATGTTTCCGGCCCAAGATCCGATCCCGCTGAACTTGCCCGTGCCGCCACGATCGACGCCTCCTCAGCTCCCCGTCGAACGCAAGGCGTCCGATGAGAGGGTTCGCAAATCAAGAAAACTCCAGTCCCTACCTGAGAGGATGGCAAGGTAGGTGCACCGCTGTTGTGGTATTCGGTGCAGCCATATAGGGCTGTTTCGTTACCGATTGGTATACCCTTAACAAACAGGAACAGATTCAGCCACGCATTTTaggtgtaggggggggggggtatgacaCAAGAGAAGAAGAGGGTGtcctgacttttttgtttttagtagaAC
The sequence above is drawn from the Rhipicephalus microplus isolate Deutch F79 chromosome 3, USDA_Rmic, whole genome shotgun sequence genome and encodes:
- the LOC142803726 gene encoding uncharacterized protein LOC142803726, which translates into the protein MKKLASTSRQRKKQVSTSSVVNVRQVESRNTSGGVVRRTVQNQSRSCESAVESYDSVLDEEETMATSNISNETLRSRESTTDAGAHRRSSRDPSDSSLTLSLPKEIHTSWLEHDRSSKSEMDAAAALRRAPPPGEMQIQRTHTQETRSTAKSIFSTNKSVVLETQRNSISALPGGHAPLPLPECRSPSYPPDVSTEMSEFSDVHQYQSVDGSSKSHSDKEFRSRSSKATVPMGSDASLVSLPATAVGPRAGSESSVGTKPFVVSSRIDLSSAESRGALAGPRMASDMDVFRSGWFSEAQQEILQPSVSASLDTSVAHTCATDIPSAMSIDSHRFWSADVLPAISSSMSAATGLESDESGVTARDDSQHQITGEPSVDAGLLYSYDGKPLWQSSSFRSAVSSAASEHDTAASLQNISGKMADLFKVFATPALEGYEATSVSSTTFPVAQGQTGTRTKTYESKQEQVGSSRNVSTVTVKEVRQEPTWGVSTSAVFSSAEATAAAPSVPHGRQPALKLSLPQSSYATSKDNLALSTMPSAIVSHERLRTAAELTDPGMTAPNPSVRMPIKQHAASYTEVAATSHGIPSAKRPKKGTESDTTLPLKLKSETEAPPGMKVVAGLTKAALSLERPPKSSAGMSVTAGEITSGGQQQELQTASDGRGRTSLLTEEYGKRVKREPGSTAAASGWALPKVGPGERRKRSSAGKVPVGTVFQKGQAPRRRSSQSATMSGAATAKVLAEGRAEHSTRRTASKTSAPNVAAGTQQPVPAMPDFKGGAMSAQQPLAPIDERLERSTTSFSISEAAAPKPSTLILPAAVYRDGRAESRLATTTGAKTENVAASSAVATLTEATPSTKFQADHLAVGATVPGVDQTPTRSGTVGIELAKVGGSADVGSPCVAPIDEWSASLTANANLASVVPSTLNQQTKKHRDSESMKHGREIVAEHRISQSVMHTTSVTPLTKNGPDIDKERRASESVAYDEVITQKIEQLCPESSDIDVGLLPELCQEKLSATVPESEVASLVDDIKQDHQKKQNKELGKITQTPEPVEKLPSLKYEPVTQLDDQHNTHHTELGATSHDPEQAEKLTALEHEDLQSQKDAARNDTYVMKEPETLLQFEQPALSKHPKEEQDMQREEIGEIMQDEEQSLKLQQWEQPHLTKKEGGGQVPKDAGKATETPVELEKLAVTKKPNEEHVMQREEPGEIAQDEKQSEKPQQLHSDRDKHQLPRSQLLTTIKTVNKSYRKSSIVTKKEGGGKYSEERKVETLHRSRSQELLEHTQTVIPKLPTGELVEALLEVPVGASAEDSRLSLEQTIDSTRRGVGDDQAERTTERLVPGHVRASLSTPVSKDGKEPAFLFEESLRRPTVSSSWAETSVQDEERRRSSSVGFPRAALTVPTAPSDDLHLATAHGDKVQTEQRRRTLTSGTGHLGGVTSGARTDEAASLASGAPDFAKMPSKGQKRGPEYLSDSLTVDGSTTVTSKGPGLDSHGDMSRKSEETTGETRVGQGHSTRAVAGIFDAHDREVTSPGSEDAVGERMVTVSDSRGFQPTIGEVLAPRPRHGTSGSREGADVAAGKKDEKRPEFYQYVTKSRKKIDIEGTTSVDSDAIDEDAELTRDLYPLLPPGEELDVAVSTTNLPSEPHDKVLEFEQSVSGKSTFHEDQSSTTFLPVSSEEVRQERGFGQRGSTASGESLREGSEGQDLEDGTCEGLSGSDFGKSPPSEIVFARSSPHVLGVPCTALVELPSEQQIVVAPSGEVLEDKFWESEGGLSPGNSLISPDDSEATSRSTVLRKATARIFQAPPPLCGMFPAQDPIPLNLPVPPRSTPPQLPVERKASDERVRKSRKLQSLPERMASTVRSTLDSAAPVIALSFALFAFVTAAAILLRRDSDDAYRI